A section of the Leptospira kobayashii genome encodes:
- a CDS encoding GGDEF domain-containing protein, protein MKYEKEIQDATALLDVILNELLNEKELPAIFTKEPTAEDDVLISHLLYLLTNINFPAEESRDILKRSFELTSKLIESLGRPVDFRVALLDILLSKDKRMNNPKVIEIKLYLEQERMTVVDHLTGLYNKRYFDEASFRIFNQARRHNRIFSVVVIDIDDFKKINDEFGHPMGDEVLKNLGKIILSNIRKEDIACRTGGEEFTLLLSDTSAPGAMTVAEKIRIEFNKETLGKKSLSFSGGISSYPEDSLTLDDLVLKADKAMYKSKFSGKNRIS, encoded by the coding sequence ATGAAATATGAAAAAGAAATTCAAGATGCCACAGCTTTATTAGATGTTATTTTAAATGAGCTGTTAAACGAAAAAGAATTACCTGCGATTTTTACGAAAGAGCCCACTGCGGAAGATGATGTTCTGATTTCGCATCTTTTGTATCTGTTAACAAATATTAACTTTCCTGCGGAAGAATCCAGGGATATTTTGAAAAGAAGTTTTGAACTGACTTCCAAACTGATCGAATCCTTGGGAAGACCCGTGGATTTCCGTGTTGCCTTGCTTGACATATTGTTAAGCAAGGACAAAAGGATGAACAATCCCAAAGTCATTGAGATCAAACTTTATTTGGAACAGGAAAGGATGACGGTCGTAGACCACCTAACGGGACTTTACAATAAAAGATATTTCGACGAAGCATCTTTTCGAATCTTCAATCAGGCAAGAAGGCATAATCGAATTTTTTCCGTTGTAGTAATCGATATTGACGATTTTAAAAAAATCAACGATGAGTTCGGTCATCCCATGGGAGATGAGGTTTTAAAAAACTTAGGCAAAATCATACTTAGTAATATCAGAAAAGAAGACATCGCCTGCAGAACGGGAGGAGAAGAATTCACTCTGTTACTATCGGATACCTCCGCTCCGGGTGCGATGACAGTTGCCGAAAAAATCCGAATCGAATTCAATAAAGAGACCTTAGGAAAAAAGAGCCTGTCTTTTTCGGGAGGAATTTCCTCCTACCCGGAGGATTCCCTCACCTTGGATGATTTGGTCCTCAAGGCAGACAAAGCGATGTACAAATCGAAATTCTCCGGCAAAAACAGAATCTCTTGA
- a CDS encoding response regulator: protein MDFVETRQENEKNEGRMSQKKKVILVEDHAVTRVGVKHVVNSSPDFEVVGEAEHSSQIASLLKEKDPDFLLLDLRIPGENVLNMVKDWKKEFPNLKVVTLTMLDEQPIVHSAIEAGVDGYLLKSDDLGSLTKNLTDIASGKTVYSKNLKLIFNRKPQDGKVANKKEKQILTLLGQGKTYQEIGTEIGLSKRTVEYHVGRLKDRFNSKTVAELIGRAKEQMLI, encoded by the coding sequence ATGGATTTTGTAGAAACTAGACAGGAAAACGAAAAAAACGAGGGAAGAATGAGCCAAAAGAAGAAAGTGATCCTTGTAGAAGACCACGCTGTCACAAGGGTTGGGGTGAAACACGTAGTAAATTCCTCGCCGGATTTTGAAGTTGTAGGAGAAGCGGAACATTCCTCTCAAATTGCGTCTCTCTTAAAAGAAAAAGACCCTGACTTCCTGTTACTTGATTTACGAATCCCCGGTGAGAATGTCCTGAATATGGTAAAGGATTGGAAAAAAGAATTTCCAAACCTGAAAGTTGTCACTTTAACAATGTTAGATGAACAACCGATCGTTCATTCTGCCATTGAGGCAGGGGTAGACGGTTATCTTTTAAAATCGGACGATCTAGGCAGTCTTACCAAAAACCTGACCGATATTGCTTCCGGAAAAACAGTATATTCAAAAAATCTAAAACTTATCTTCAACCGTAAACCGCAAGACGGGAAAGTTGCAAATAAAAAAGAAAAACAAATTCTAACCTTACTCGGCCAGGGAAAAACTTACCAGGAGATAGGAACTGAAATCGGCTTATCAAAACGAACCGTAGAATATCACGTAGGCCGCTTAAAAGATCGTTTTAATTCCAAAACCGTTGCCGAGCTGATCGGGCGAGCCAAAGAACAGATGTTAATTTAA
- a CDS encoding DNA-binding protein, with the protein MDPEILTEKIVTQNKTFLVDLKKNQAGFYLKVSEWSNSKKSSIFLPAEGIDRMIEILHKFKSQISDTDNTKDPELGAF; encoded by the coding sequence GTGGACCCCGAAATCCTAACCGAGAAGATCGTTACACAGAATAAGACCTTCCTGGTGGATTTAAAGAAAAACCAAGCTGGCTTTTACCTGAAGGTTTCGGAATGGTCGAATAGCAAAAAGTCTTCGATTTTTCTTCCTGCTGAAGGAATCGATCGAATGATCGAAATCTTGCATAAATTCAAAAGCCAAATATCCGATACTGATAATACGAAAGACCCGGAGTTAGGAGCCTTTTAG
- a CDS encoding alpha-amylase family glycosyl hydrolase has translation MQYWWQTTTIYQIYPRSFADSNGDGIGDILGMISKLDEIQELGFETIWVSPFYKSPGRDHGYDVSDYLDVDPMMGTLEDAKLLINEVHKRKMKILFDMVLNHTSEEHPWFKESRSSVDNPKRDWYLWAKEKNNWISMVGKPGWNFDPLTKEYYYTNFLFFQPDLNFNHPEVKKSMFDAMRFWLGLGVDGFRLDIFNSIFKDESKRDNPFVFRYFPTPDNNDEVFFQKKIYTLNHPKNFELAKEVKKLTEEFGQDRCLLGEVSGNDSVLKKFLGEPSKDATDGLNLVFQFELIHYVWSASFFKDLLVKNETVYPKPYLPTYVFGNHDQPRSIERINGDLEKAKILALFQLTARGVPVVYYGEEIGLRGGDFSPRESTDPLAKDLDWAPKWLLKLLDVFVTRDDARTPMQWDSTSTSGFTSPQTKPWLPFTGEKEFRNVEYQKKNPNSIWNTYKTLISLRKREPVLHTGGLKVLETGNYGLLGYIRFIPNAPELGIFINFSNQPIDVSKFTQNGKQVYSTNQLIVNESGNYLSQNSGMIWKYEEK, from the coding sequence ATGCAATATTGGTGGCAAACGACAACTATCTATCAAATCTACCCTCGGTCATTCGCAGACTCAAATGGTGATGGGATCGGAGATATTTTAGGAATGATTTCCAAGTTGGATGAAATTCAGGAGCTAGGATTTGAAACCATTTGGGTGTCTCCATTCTATAAAAGCCCCGGTAGGGATCATGGATATGACGTAAGTGATTATTTGGATGTTGATCCGATGATGGGAACTTTGGAAGATGCGAAACTTCTAATCAATGAAGTTCACAAAAGAAAAATGAAGATTCTTTTCGATATGGTACTAAATCATACTTCGGAGGAACATCCTTGGTTTAAAGAATCCAGATCATCGGTTGATAATCCCAAAAGAGATTGGTATCTTTGGGCGAAGGAAAAAAATAATTGGATCTCGATGGTAGGAAAACCCGGATGGAATTTTGACCCTCTAACAAAAGAATATTATTATACTAATTTTTTGTTTTTCCAGCCTGATTTGAACTTCAATCATCCCGAAGTCAAAAAATCAATGTTCGATGCTATGAGGTTTTGGCTCGGTTTGGGAGTAGATGGCTTTCGATTGGATATATTCAATAGCATATTTAAAGACGAATCCAAAAGAGACAATCCATTCGTATTTCGATATTTTCCTACTCCGGATAACAATGACGAGGTGTTCTTTCAGAAAAAAATATATACTTTAAATCATCCTAAAAATTTTGAATTGGCGAAAGAAGTTAAAAAATTAACGGAAGAATTCGGACAGGACCGTTGTCTACTCGGAGAAGTGAGTGGCAATGATTCTGTGTTGAAAAAATTCCTCGGAGAGCCGTCGAAAGATGCTACAGATGGGCTTAACTTGGTATTTCAATTCGAACTTATTCATTATGTTTGGAGCGCTTCTTTTTTTAAAGATCTTCTCGTCAAAAATGAAACAGTTTATCCAAAGCCTTATCTTCCTACATATGTTTTCGGAAATCATGATCAACCCAGAAGTATTGAGAGGATCAACGGTGATTTGGAAAAAGCAAAAATATTAGCGTTATTCCAACTTACCGCAAGAGGAGTTCCTGTAGTATATTATGGAGAGGAGATCGGACTTAGAGGAGGAGATTTCTCTCCGAGAGAATCAACTGATCCGTTGGCGAAAGATCTGGATTGGGCTCCGAAATGGCTATTGAAACTATTGGATGTATTTGTAACCAGAGATGATGCCAGAACTCCTATGCAATGGGACTCTACTTCAACCTCGGGGTTTACTTCCCCACAAACAAAACCTTGGCTTCCGTTTACTGGAGAAAAGGAATTCAGAAATGTTGAATACCAAAAGAAAAATCCGAATTCTATCTGGAATACCTATAAGACATTGATTTCTCTCCGTAAAAGGGAACCGGTCCTTCACACAGGAGGATTGAAGGTATTGGAGACCGGAAATTACGGACTTCTGGGCTATATACGTTTCATCCCCAACGCGCCGGAATTAGGTATTTTTATCAATTTTTCGAATCAACCGATTGATGTAAGCAAGTTCACTCAAAACGGGAAGCAAGTTTATTCAACTAACCAATTGATTGTGAATGAGAGCGGAAACTATTTATCTCAAAATTCCGGAATGATTTGGAAATATGAAGAAAAATAA
- the flaA2 gene encoding flagellar filament outer layer protein FlaA2 gives MGKLGMTKLMLGLFLSIGMLYAQADTGAGQQAAVNDDDSPLKKVVLDDFEEAEDWRVKSTTPLGETKTLKLVQRGLIKDVFDEKTVPDGGGDKLEKNHILGVKTRFESKGFDRVELMPPHEFIIKGKVRQISIWVLGRKYRHTLFAKFRDYKDTTHNVRLGKLDFFGWRKLTATIPGFIPQSTRFALLDKNLHFVSLFVTSDVHEVAGDFYFYVDDLQVRTDRSEAKYPGSEIKDNW, from the coding sequence ATGGGGAAATTAGGAATGACCAAACTTATGTTAGGCCTCTTCCTTTCAATAGGAATGTTGTATGCACAAGCCGATACCGGTGCGGGCCAACAAGCGGCAGTAAATGATGATGATAGTCCTCTCAAAAAAGTCGTTTTAGATGATTTTGAAGAGGCGGAAGACTGGAGAGTTAAATCAACAACTCCTCTTGGGGAAACCAAAACACTAAAATTAGTGCAACGTGGACTCATTAAGGACGTGTTTGACGAAAAAACTGTTCCGGATGGTGGCGGTGACAAGCTTGAAAAAAACCATATCCTCGGCGTGAAGACACGTTTCGAGAGCAAAGGTTTCGATCGGGTTGAGCTCATGCCTCCGCACGAATTTATAATCAAAGGTAAAGTTCGCCAAATCTCCATTTGGGTTTTGGGAAGAAAATACCGTCACACTCTTTTCGCTAAATTTCGCGATTATAAAGATACTACGCATAATGTTCGTTTAGGGAAATTGGATTTTTTCGGTTGGAGAAAACTAACCGCAACGATTCCCGGTTTCATTCCACAAAGCACAAGGTTTGCTCTTTTGGATAAAAACTTACATTTTGTATCATTATTTGTAACTTCAGATGTTCATGAGGTTGCGGGAGATTTTTACTTCTATGTTGACGATTTACAAGTTCGTACAGATCGTTCGGAAGCAAAATACCCTGGATCCGAGATCAAGGACAACTGGTAG
- a CDS encoding cyclic nucleotide-binding domain-containing protein translates to MNPKVESLKKIYLFHTLNQDEVLHIAEKIHEIHLPPRNVLYDIGEEAESMYIVKYGTLQISTSTSQGDDVQLVTIGEGDHFGELPFFDGEKRVAKVEAKENSELYELRYKDLHDMFAKSREMETKFYKEVTHYYIKRLRKLTNDLAYARELRKRFA, encoded by the coding sequence ATGAATCCCAAAGTTGAGAGTTTAAAAAAAATATACCTCTTTCACACCCTAAACCAAGACGAAGTTCTTCATATTGCTGAAAAAATTCACGAAATTCACCTACCTCCCAGAAATGTTCTCTACGATATAGGAGAAGAAGCTGAGTCTATGTACATTGTAAAATACGGAACTTTGCAAATTTCCACCTCTACAAGCCAAGGGGACGACGTTCAGCTGGTTACGATCGGAGAGGGGGATCATTTCGGTGAGTTGCCTTTTTTTGATGGAGAAAAACGTGTAGCGAAAGTGGAAGCAAAGGAAAATTCCGAACTTTATGAACTCCGTTACAAGGATTTGCACGATATGTTTGCCAAAAGTAGGGAAATGGAGACCAAATTCTACAAAGAAGTGACCCATTATTATATCAAACGCCTCCGCAAATTGACAAATGATTTGGCTTATGCGCGGGAGTTGCGAAAACGATTTGCTTAA
- a CDS encoding hybrid sensor histidine kinase/response regulator: MLKKTALIYFPFLTETLKSFWTVILFLCKRESDLSPGKLHLLLLNFREKEGFPQAPEQVPVVREEVRLQATGEAVGGFTNLLKLCFSFSILVSFLFLNSCKKDNGIVVTTIKPKGGVLDLRGLDLTKLEPFPLAGEWDAFPGKLPKSESEFLSLEKEKPKALAIPGYWVNQNLPAHGFVTYRLRILVDEPGGLMVYLREASSAYKLFSWNPGLGLSELGSAGKLSTNKEDSIGYYTESARAFRVQEGTVLYLLVSNYLYSRGGPYYSPVLGSSGKTLVWLRFKERKKLFFVGVFFLLALYHFVLFFHRSKERYTFWYALLCFSWLIRILLFERITRDWFEPSDFMEMLQIRLEYLAFISAQLFSVLFFFDFFAAFLRSKVRNLYLIPIAFFGIVISLAPYQYYTKLLQVTQAYMVIILLSSLYAAVKSIQNKDTRYTGFVFLIGSFVILFTTIFDSIVFLKRWDLPFLTDFGFSIYSICLAVIISSRNSYAWETAEYLTLNLRKEVDWKTIELRREKERAEKASEMKDKFISIVSHDIRSPLFGISSVVNLLTETPPSLSPENTKQVLGDASSGLKNLLSMVEELIQYSRFQNATVFPDYQLFDYYVLAESLLEKAKPLADAKKIILTTDVSESSVGIGDPNLIEHLLWNLISNSIKFTHNGGSIRLSLSEEDKVWCFSVEDSGIGIPEVWLSTIFDSGFNYLRKGTNDEIGAGVGLAFCKEVTDRHGGRLEALSQNEKGSTFKFYLPNYEKVVLLLDDNPGYRNQLRKILKGLPCIVWEEEFPDHAIRSIGKLKPDLIIVDYAMPDKTGIQFLQELYSDNDMVEIRSLLLSSSQTDPNTGKKLEEDVIAIGGDAFLKKTVSDERLLSEIKKLLSLN; encoded by the coding sequence ATGTTAAAAAAGACTGCTCTCATTTACTTCCCATTCCTGACGGAAACATTGAAATCGTTTTGGACGGTGATTCTTTTTCTTTGCAAACGGGAATCGGATCTTTCTCCCGGTAAGCTGCATCTTCTTCTTCTGAATTTTCGGGAAAAGGAGGGCTTTCCGCAGGCGCCGGAGCAAGTTCCGGTAGTTCGGGAGGAGGTTCGTCTTCAAGCGACGGGGGAGGCGGTTGGTGGCTTTACCAACTTACTCAAGTTATGTTTTTCTTTTTCCATTCTCGTTTCCTTTCTTTTCCTGAACTCATGTAAAAAAGACAACGGGATCGTAGTTACCACGATTAAGCCAAAAGGCGGAGTTCTGGATCTAAGAGGACTCGATCTGACCAAATTGGAACCATTTCCTTTGGCAGGAGAGTGGGATGCATTTCCGGGCAAACTCCCCAAATCGGAGAGCGAATTTCTTTCCTTGGAGAAAGAAAAGCCGAAGGCACTTGCTATTCCCGGTTACTGGGTCAATCAAAACCTTCCTGCCCATGGTTTCGTAACTTACCGTTTGAGGATACTGGTGGATGAACCCGGTGGACTCATGGTTTATTTGAGAGAGGCGTCCTCCGCATATAAATTATTTTCCTGGAATCCAGGGCTCGGGCTCAGTGAGTTGGGCAGCGCAGGAAAACTCTCAACTAACAAAGAAGATAGCATCGGTTATTATACGGAAAGTGCGCGTGCCTTTCGGGTCCAGGAAGGCACAGTTCTTTATTTGTTAGTGTCCAATTACCTTTATTCCAGAGGAGGACCTTACTACAGTCCGGTTTTGGGAAGCTCCGGCAAAACGCTTGTTTGGTTGAGATTCAAGGAGAGAAAAAAACTTTTTTTCGTAGGGGTTTTCTTCTTACTCGCACTTTATCATTTCGTTCTATTTTTTCACAGATCCAAGGAAAGATATACGTTTTGGTATGCCTTACTTTGTTTCTCCTGGCTCATTCGTATTTTATTGTTCGAAAGGATTACCAGGGACTGGTTCGAGCCCAGTGATTTTATGGAGATGTTACAGATTCGACTGGAATATCTGGCATTTATTTCCGCACAATTATTTTCGGTCTTATTCTTTTTCGATTTTTTTGCGGCCTTTCTTCGTAGTAAGGTGCGCAATTTATACCTGATTCCGATCGCATTTTTCGGAATCGTAATCAGTTTGGCACCTTATCAGTATTATACGAAACTGCTTCAGGTGACGCAAGCCTATATGGTCATCATACTTTTATCGTCCCTTTATGCTGCGGTAAAATCCATTCAAAATAAGGACACCAGATACACCGGATTCGTGTTTTTGATAGGATCTTTTGTGATTCTTTTCACAACGATTTTCGATTCCATCGTTTTTCTGAAAAGATGGGATCTTCCTTTTTTAACGGACTTCGGGTTTAGTATTTATTCCATCTGTCTTGCCGTTATTATTTCCAGCAGAAATTCATACGCCTGGGAAACCGCAGAATATCTAACATTGAATTTGCGAAAAGAAGTCGATTGGAAAACGATCGAACTTCGTCGTGAAAAGGAAAGGGCGGAAAAAGCAAGTGAAATGAAAGACAAATTCATCTCCATCGTTTCGCATGATATCCGTTCGCCTCTTTTCGGGATTTCTTCCGTAGTCAATCTTCTTACGGAAACTCCTCCCAGCCTTTCTCCCGAAAATACCAAACAGGTATTGGGAGACGCCTCCTCCGGGTTGAAAAACCTGCTTTCCATGGTGGAGGAATTGATCCAGTATTCCCGGTTTCAAAATGCGACGGTATTTCCCGATTATCAACTGTTTGACTATTATGTTCTGGCGGAATCTCTTTTGGAAAAGGCGAAACCGCTCGCGGATGCAAAAAAAATCATTCTGACTACGGATGTTTCGGAATCTTCCGTAGGGATAGGAGATCCGAACCTAATCGAACATCTTCTTTGGAATCTGATTTCCAATTCCATCAAATTTACCCACAACGGAGGTTCCATCCGTTTGAGCCTCTCGGAAGAAGATAAAGTTTGGTGTTTTTCCGTTGAGGATTCGGGGATTGGGATTCCCGAAGTTTGGCTTTCTACTATTTTTGATTCCGGATTTAACTATCTCAGAAAAGGAACCAACGATGAGATCGGAGCGGGAGTGGGGCTTGCTTTCTGTAAGGAAGTGACGGATCGTCATGGAGGAAGGCTGGAAGCTTTGTCTCAAAATGAAAAAGGTTCCACTTTTAAATTCTATCTTCCCAATTATGAAAAAGTAGTTCTTTTGTTAGATGATAATCCAGGATACAGGAACCAACTTAGAAAAATACTAAAGGGCCTTCCTTGTATTGTTTGGGAAGAAGAGTTTCCCGATCATGCGATTCGTTCCATTGGGAAATTGAAACCGGATTTGATCATAGTGGATTATGCAATGCCTGACAAAACAGGCATTCAGTTTTTGCAGGAGTTGTATTCTGATAACGATATGGTGGAGATACGTTCTCTTTTATTGTCCAGCTCTCAAACGGACCCGAACACAGGCAAAAAATTGGAAGAAGATGTAATTGCCATCGGAGGAGATGCTTTCTTGAAAAAGACTGTCTCTGACGAAAGACTCTTAAGTGAAATCAAGAAACTCCTTTCTTTAAATTAA
- the groES gene encoding co-chaperone GroES: MASIKPLGDRVVVEPKTEGEEKIGSIIVPDTAKEKPQEGKVTAVGQGRYEDGKLVPLEVKVGDTVLYGKYSGTEIKQGGKDYLIIRESDILAVVN; encoded by the coding sequence ATGGCATCGATCAAACCACTGGGAGATAGAGTCGTAGTTGAACCCAAAACCGAGGGTGAAGAAAAAATCGGATCCATTATCGTACCTGATACTGCAAAAGAAAAACCTCAAGAAGGAAAAGTAACAGCAGTCGGACAAGGACGTTACGAAGACGGGAAACTTGTTCCGTTGGAAGTGAAAGTCGGTGATACGGTTCTTTACGGAAAATATTCCGGAACTGAAATCAAACAAGGTGGCAAAGACTACCTTATCATCCGTGAAAGCGACATTTTAGCAGTCGTTAACTAA
- a CDS encoding helicase HerA-like domain-containing protein, protein MAKKNNKEFIDSIQSGYPDKEKSIFLGSGMFEEKIASEAHVSIPLSTLNRHGLIAGATGTGKTKTLQLLAEGLSRAGVPVLLMDIKGDLSGIAAEGEKKESVEKRAKEIGATWKEEGFSVEFLTLSSEPGAKLRATVTEFGPVLFSRILSLNDTQTGVISLIFKYCDDLGIPLLDLKDIKKALQYLTNEGKEEIEKEYGAISSSSASTILRKIIELEGQGGEIFFGETSFDVEDLLAKDGKGRGKINIIRLTDIQSKPRLFSTFMLSLLTEIYGNFPEEGDLEKPKLAIFIDEAHLVFDEASKTLVDQIESIVRLIRSKGVGVFFCTQSPTDVPSPILAQLGLKVQHALRAFTANDRKAIKEASENYPITEFYDIDEEITKMGIGEAFITALSPKGVPTPLVRTFLLPPSSRMDVLTKGEIDKIIDDSPLVKKYSKDLDRESAYEILEKKLQSYAESEEEEEKETKGNSPKEEKRKKQKEDPGFIEQLSKNPLARDVGRTVAKEVTRGLLGMLGVSTTKKTRRKKTGLFGL, encoded by the coding sequence ATGGCAAAAAAGAATAACAAAGAATTTATCGATTCGATTCAATCGGGATACCCGGACAAAGAAAAGTCCATTTTTTTAGGAAGCGGTATGTTTGAAGAGAAAATTGCCTCCGAAGCACATGTCTCCATTCCACTCTCAACTTTAAACAGACATGGACTCATTGCAGGTGCAACAGGAACGGGAAAAACAAAAACCTTACAATTGCTTGCAGAAGGTTTATCCCGCGCCGGAGTTCCGGTATTACTTATGGATATCAAAGGGGACCTTTCCGGAATTGCTGCGGAAGGAGAAAAGAAAGAGTCTGTTGAAAAAAGAGCGAAAGAAATCGGCGCTACATGGAAAGAGGAAGGATTCTCCGTAGAGTTTCTAACTTTATCCTCCGAACCGGGGGCAAAACTACGGGCAACAGTGACAGAATTCGGTCCCGTTTTATTTTCAAGAATCTTAAGCCTCAATGATACACAAACAGGCGTTATTTCTTTAATTTTCAAATACTGCGATGATTTGGGAATTCCACTTCTCGATTTAAAGGATATAAAAAAGGCACTTCAATACCTGACCAATGAAGGAAAGGAAGAAATAGAAAAAGAATACGGTGCCATCTCTTCCAGTTCCGCCTCCACCATTCTTCGCAAAATCATCGAACTGGAAGGCCAGGGAGGAGAGATCTTTTTTGGAGAAACTTCTTTCGATGTGGAGGACTTGCTTGCAAAAGACGGAAAAGGCAGAGGAAAAATCAATATCATCCGCTTAACAGACATTCAATCAAAGCCTAGATTGTTTTCCACTTTTATGTTATCCCTTCTAACGGAGATTTACGGAAATTTTCCAGAAGAAGGAGATTTGGAAAAACCGAAACTCGCCATTTTTATCGACGAAGCCCATCTGGTTTTTGACGAGGCTTCCAAAACATTGGTCGATCAGATAGAAAGTATAGTCAGACTGATCCGTTCGAAAGGAGTAGGAGTGTTTTTCTGCACGCAATCTCCGACAGATGTCCCTTCTCCCATCCTCGCGCAGCTCGGTTTGAAAGTGCAACACGCATTACGAGCGTTTACCGCTAACGATCGAAAAGCGATCAAAGAAGCGTCCGAAAATTATCCTATCACCGAATTTTACGACATTGATGAAGAGATAACCAAAATGGGAATCGGAGAAGCATTTATCACAGCTCTTAGCCCTAAGGGAGTTCCTACACCTCTCGTTCGCACGTTTCTTTTGCCACCTAGTTCCAGAATGGATGTTTTAACCAAAGGCGAAATCGACAAAATCATCGATGATTCCCCTCTTGTAAAAAAATATTCCAAGGATTTGGATAGAGAGTCCGCGTATGAAATTTTAGAAAAAAAATTACAGTCCTATGCGGAATCCGAAGAAGAGGAAGAAAAAGAAACGAAAGGAAATTCGCCGAAAGAAGAAAAACGGAAAAAACAAAAAGAAGATCCTGGTTTTATAGAACAACTTTCCAAAAATCCTCTTGCAAGAGACGTGGGAAGAACGGTGGCAAAAGAAGTTACCAGAGGTCTTTTAGGAATGTTAGGAGTTTCCACCACGAAAAAAACACGTAGAAAAAAAACGGGCCTTTTCGGACTTTAA